In one window of Arcobacter sp. CECT 8983 DNA:
- a CDS encoding DUF2237 family protein, producing MQTNILGTNLSVCCTSPMTGFYRDGVCRTSLEDQGTHTVCAIMTNEFLQFSKKQGNDLTTPVPQFGFPGLKEGDKWCLCALRWKEAYEAGCAPKIDAQATSNATTKFIKKEILLEYKI from the coding sequence ATGCAAACAAATATTTTAGGAACAAATTTAAGCGTTTGTTGTACTTCACCTATGACAGGTTTTTATAGAGATGGAGTTTGTAGAACATCTTTAGAAGATCAAGGAACTCATACAGTATGCGCAATTATGACAAATGAGTTTTTACAGTTTTCTAAAAAACAAGGTAATGACTTAACTACACCAGTACCACAGTTTGGATTTCCTGGCTTAAAAGAGGGTGATAAATGGTGTTTATGTGCATTAAGATGGAAAGAAGCATATGAAGCAGGATGTGCTCCTAAAATTGATGCCCAAGCTACTTCTAATGCCACAACTAAATTTATAAAAAAAGAGATACTTTTAGAGTATAAGATCTAA
- a CDS encoding pyridoxal phosphate-dependent aminotransferase family protein: protein MYEKELNSIKKANRYRTRKVFDTNLIDLASNDYLGLASQKEIFENTYKKLHKEKFTSPKASIVVTGYSQLHKDFEDDLKKYNGFEDAVVVGSGFLANISMIEALVRKGDVLFIDENYHASGMLATRLLNKNQVVIFKHNDCQDLKEKFENKEVKGRRIIAIEGVYSMEGDLAPKEIFDFANEKNALLIVDEAHSSGVLGDNLLGIFDLYKIPPRENHIKMGTLGKAYGSYGAYILASKTIIDFLVNRAKAIIYTTAPSLFDIVSGHEALKYIQKNKVKIKKKISLNLNIVNSILNLNSQSLIIPVQIADNKKVLDLQQQLEKEGYLVGAIRQPTVKSAIIRLIAKTDIKQNDLEYVCNFLKEAK from the coding sequence TTGTACGAAAAAGAGTTGAACTCAATAAAAAAAGCTAATAGGTATCGTACTAGAAAAGTTTTTGATACAAATCTAATTGATTTAGCTTCAAATGATTACTTAGGACTTGCTTCTCAAAAAGAAATTTTTGAAAATACATACAAAAAACTTCACAAAGAAAAATTTACTTCACCCAAAGCTTCAATTGTTGTAACAGGATATTCTCAACTTCATAAAGATTTTGAAGATGATTTAAAAAAATATAATGGCTTTGAAGATGCTGTTGTTGTTGGAAGTGGCTTTTTAGCAAATATTTCTATGATTGAAGCACTTGTTAGAAAAGGTGATGTTTTATTTATCGATGAAAACTATCATGCAAGTGGTATGTTAGCAACTAGACTTCTAAATAAAAACCAAGTTGTTATTTTTAAGCACAACGATTGCCAAGACCTAAAAGAAAAATTTGAAAACAAAGAAGTAAAGGGAAGAAGAATTATTGCTATAGAAGGTGTTTATTCTATGGAAGGTGATTTAGCCCCTAAAGAGATTTTTGATTTTGCAAATGAAAAAAATGCTCTATTAATAGTTGATGAGGCACATTCTTCTGGTGTTTTAGGAGATAATCTTCTTGGAATATTTGATCTATATAAAATTCCTCCTAGAGAAAATCATATAAAAATGGGTACACTAGGAAAAGCATATGGCAGTTATGGAGCTTATATTTTAGCATCTAAAACAATAATTGATTTTCTTGTTAATAGAGCTAAAGCTATAATTTACACAACAGCACCATCTTTATTTGATATAGTTTCAGGTCATGAAGCCTTAAAATACATACAAAAAAACAAGGTTAAAATAAAAAAGAAGATTTCTTTAAACCTTAATATTGTAAATAGTATTTTGAATTTAAATTCACAAAGTTTGATTATTCCTGTACAAATTGCAGATAATAAAAAAGTTTTAGACCTGCAACAACAATTAGAAAAAGAAGGTTATCTAGTAGGAGCAATCAGGCAACCAACGGTAAAAAGTGCAATAATAAGACTTATTGCAAAAACTGATATAAAACAAAATGATTTAGAGTATGTTTGTAATTTTTTAAAGGAAGCAAAATGA
- a CDS encoding DUF502 domain-containing protein, translated as MLKKYLSHGKDHVVTVILKGLFWLAPIAAITIIVIWIYEKINQLTGSMFELLGFEPEKFPFLWTIFGVVIMFLFAYILGVFAETKLVDIIQRVYSKIPGFSTIKELVNIFNTSKSGEKKVLVVLISGFSKDDYNIGLMYSTKESVVKDHFTVVLSMTPIPNGGFMFEVHKDKIRVIEEATFDSNLQYLLSMGVKSLADIVNIEPKSIEEFKALSEVLEENKQKEQ; from the coding sequence ATGTTAAAGAAATATTTATCCCATGGGAAAGACCATGTAGTAACAGTTATTTTAAAAGGACTTTTTTGGTTAGCTCCAATTGCAGCAATTACTATAATTGTAATTTGGATTTATGAAAAAATAAATCAATTAACTGGAAGCATGTTTGAATTATTAGGCTTTGAACCAGAAAAATTCCCTTTTTTATGGACAATTTTTGGTGTAGTAATTATGTTTTTATTTGCATATATTTTAGGTGTATTTGCAGAAACAAAATTAGTTGATATTATTCAAAGAGTTTATTCAAAAATACCAGGTTTTTCTACAATAAAAGAGCTAGTAAATATCTTTAATACTTCAAAATCAGGTGAAAAGAAAGTTTTAGTAGTTTTAATTTCTGGGTTTTCAAAGGATGACTATAATATAGGTTTAATGTACTCAACTAAAGAGTCTGTTGTTAAAGATCATTTTACAGTTGTTTTATCAATGACTCCTATTCCAAATGGAGGTTTTATGTTTGAAGTACATAAAGACAAAATTAGAGTTATAGAAGAGGCAACTTTTGATTCAAATTTACAATATCTTTTATCAATGGGTGTTAAGTCTTTAGCTGATATAGTAAATATTGAACCTAAAAGTATAGAAGAGTTTAAAGCATTATCTGAAGTTTTAGAAGAAAATAAACAAAAGGAACAATAG
- the modA gene encoding molybdate ABC transporter substrate-binding protein, with the protein MKKLLVLMFLISTSLFAGTINIAVAANVSYAIDDLIKQFNKQNPDTKVLVTLGSSGKLTAQIKNAAPYHIFMAANMKYPITLDNDGLSLTKPLVYAQGSLAILSSKEKDFSKGINIVKNKNIEKIAIANPKTAPYGKATVEALKNAKLYKSIEKKFVYGESISQTVSFSITAAELGFIAKSSLYSKKMKKYKEGINWTDVDPKLYTPINQGIIILKNAKDNKEVKAFYDFILSAKAKKIFKDFGYLVP; encoded by the coding sequence ATGAAAAAGTTATTAGTATTAATGTTTTTAATTTCAACAAGTTTATTTGCAGGAACAATAAATATTGCAGTTGCAGCAAATGTTAGTTATGCAATTGATGATTTAATAAAACAGTTCAATAAACAAAATCCAGATACTAAAGTATTAGTTACTTTAGGAAGTAGTGGAAAGCTTACTGCTCAAATAAAAAATGCAGCTCCATATCATATATTCATGGCTGCAAATATGAAATATCCTATAACTTTGGATAATGATGGTTTAAGCTTAACAAAACCACTAGTATATGCTCAAGGAAGTCTTGCTATTTTAAGTTCTAAAGAGAAAGATTTCTCAAAAGGTATAAATATAGTAAAGAATAAGAATATTGAAAAAATAGCTATTGCTAATCCTAAAACTGCACCATATGGAAAAGCTACTGTAGAAGCTTTAAAAAATGCAAAGCTTTATAAGAGTATAGAAAAGAAGTTTGTATATGGTGAATCTATTTCTCAAACAGTATCTTTTTCTATTACAGCTGCCGAACTTGGTTTTATTGCAAAATCATCTTTATATAGTAAAAAAATGAAAAAATACAAAGAAGGAATTAACTGGACTGATGTTGACCCAAAACTTTATACCCCAATTAATCAAGGTATTATTATTCTTAAAAATGCAAAAGATAATAAAGAAGTAAAAGCTTTTTATGACTTCATTTTAAGTGCTAAAGCAAAAAAGATATTTAAAGATTTTGGATATTTAGTTCCATGA
- a CDS encoding class 1 fructose-bisphosphatase, protein MIAVFNAITNIAEDIEKNVFVDCEKFLSSGLDNQQMHDSVHKFCSKIIEREFKRVKSVHGFIGKDNKEYTTINENGKYKISYVAIDNVDLLDVDFSLGTIFGIYEHQMDAFHLKAAMYITYGPTFQLVFASKSEGVVYFSYEDGEFIEQDPLTLEKKGKINSTGGIASEWTKEHKELIDSFFNEGYRLRYSDSLALDTHQILFKRGGLYSSPATNSFPEGKLEVLFEAFPISYIIEQAGGRAINNKGRILDMTNIGLHDKTPIYFGSSSEVQKVEDSLSN, encoded by the coding sequence ATGATTGCAGTTTTTAATGCCATTACAAATATTGCAGAAGATATAGAAAAAAACGTATTTGTTGATTGTGAAAAGTTTTTATCATCTGGATTAGATAATCAACAAATGCATGATAGTGTTCACAAATTTTGTTCAAAGATTATTGAAAGAGAATTCAAAAGAGTAAAATCAGTTCATGGATTTATTGGAAAAGATAACAAAGAATATACCACAATAAATGAAAATGGGAAATATAAAATCTCTTATGTTGCAATTGATAATGTAGATTTATTAGATGTAGATTTTTCATTGGGAACTATTTTTGGAATTTATGAACATCAAATGGATGCTTTCCACTTAAAAGCAGCTATGTATATTACTTATGGACCAACTTTCCAATTAGTATTTGCTTCAAAATCAGAAGGTGTGGTTTATTTCTCTTATGAAGATGGTGAGTTTATAGAACAAGATCCTTTAACATTGGAGAAAAAAGGTAAAATTAATTCAACAGGTGGAATTGCAAGTGAATGGACAAAAGAACATAAAGAATTAATTGATAGCTTCTTTAATGAAGGTTATAGATTAAGATATTCTGATTCATTGGCACTTGATACTCATCAGATTTTATTTAAAAGGGGTGGTTTATACTCATCTCCTGCAACAAACTCTTTTCCAGAAGGAAAACTAGAAGTATTATTTGAGGCTTTCCCTATTTCATATATTATTGAACAAGCTGGTGGAAGAGCAATTAATAATAAAGGTCGTATTTTAGATATGACAAACATTGGATTACATGATAAAACACCTATTTATTTTGGCTCATCTTCTGAAGTACAAAAAGTAGAAGACTCTTTATCTAACTAA
- a CDS encoding AI-2E family transporter — translation MNIRHYFFYLATLVVIIAGLKVASEIVVILFLAIFISSIFSTLLKYLEQKHIPRLISYVLVISIFVLLSLFLAYIVNISLKNFILNMPQYEKQLQGLVVQIIALGESYGVVVDKKMILDALNFSSFFGFTTNIIGSIGTFLSKFLLIVIGIAFILAESKSFEKKLKVIFKQKRKELEHFKEFSHNIQKYFLVKSTTSFLTGFIIAIGLIFFQVDYPILWGVIAMLFNFIPVVGSIIAAIPAVLLSLVSLDLNTTIILIVFYVVINISISNIIEPKLMGKELGLSPLVIFFSLILWGWVLGIVGMFLAVPITMTLKIAFSTNTSTQWIAVLMSDISHKKERKV, via the coding sequence GTGAATATTAGGCACTATTTTTTTTATTTGGCTACTTTAGTAGTAATAATTGCAGGTTTAAAAGTTGCTAGTGAAATTGTAGTCATACTATTTTTAGCAATATTTATCTCTTCGATTTTCTCAACACTTTTAAAGTATTTAGAGCAAAAGCATATACCAAGACTAATTTCATATGTTTTAGTAATATCAATCTTTGTACTCTTATCTTTGTTTTTAGCTTATATAGTAAATATTTCATTAAAGAATTTTATTTTAAATATGCCTCAATATGAAAAACAACTGCAAGGTTTGGTTGTACAAATAATAGCATTAGGTGAAAGTTATGGTGTAGTAGTTGATAAAAAGATGATTTTAGATGCACTAAATTTTAGTTCATTTTTTGGATTTACTACAAATATAATTGGAAGTATTGGAACTTTTCTTTCTAAATTTTTACTTATAGTTATTGGGATTGCATTCATTCTTGCAGAGTCAAAATCTTTTGAAAAAAAGTTAAAAGTGATTTTTAAACAAAAAAGAAAAGAGTTAGAACATTTTAAAGAATTTTCTCACAATATTCAAAAATACTTTTTGGTAAAGAGTACAACAAGTTTTCTAACAGGTTTTATCATAGCAATTGGTCTTATATTTTTTCAAGTAGATTACCCAATACTTTGGGGTGTAATTGCTATGTTATTTAATTTTATACCAGTTGTAGGTTCTATTATTGCAGCAATACCAGCAGTACTTTTATCCCTTGTAAGTTTAGATTTAAATACAACTATTATATTGATTGTATTTTATGTTGTTATTAATATCTCAATTAGTAATATTATTGAACCAAAACTTATGGGAAAAGAGTTAGGTCTATCTCCTTTAGTTATATTTTTCTCACTTATTCTTTGGGGATGGGTTTTAGGAATAGTTGGAATGTTCTTAGCCGTTCCAATTACTATGACATTAAAAATTGCTTTTAGTACAAATACAAGTACTCAATGGATAGCAGTTTTAATGTCCGATATCTCTCATAAAAAAGAAAGGAAGGTTTAA
- a CDS encoding 6-phosphofructokinase → MSIAILTSGGDCAGMNPAIKQFVDYCLSKKIKPFLIFDGLEGLIDGSIKEATFDDVAGIMHEGGTKIRSSRSKRFFEYEYRKQAFENLQKHGIDKLIILGGDGSFRALNQFYDDFGIKFVGIPATIDNDIFGTEYCLGVDTALNIIREATDAIRDTSASFKRACVIETMGRDCGYLALVSAITCGAEVCMIPELDYDLDVIGKRLKEELKNGRKYIVCVVAEGCSKNRCTTTNELVRWLEEDVGIETRATILGHIQRGGNPTVYDRLMASEFVTFAIDEILKEDFSSSVIIYNKGEFEFVSIDYVNSSKYEIKEELLNLGKRLIN, encoded by the coding sequence ATGTCAATTGCAATATTAACTTCAGGTGGAGATTGTGCAGGGATGAATCCTGCAATTAAACAGTTTGTAGATTATTGTCTTAGTAAAAAAATAAAACCTTTTTTGATTTTTGATGGCTTAGAAGGTCTGATTGATGGCAGTATAAAAGAGGCTACTTTTGATGATGTTGCTGGAATTATGCATGAAGGTGGTACAAAAATAAGGTCTTCAAGGTCAAAGAGATTTTTTGAATATGAGTATAGAAAGCAAGCTTTTGAAAATCTACAAAAACATGGAATTGATAAACTCATTATTTTAGGTGGAGATGGTTCTTTTAGAGCTTTAAATCAATTTTATGACGATTTTGGAATAAAATTTGTAGGAATACCAGCAACCATTGATAATGATATTTTTGGAACAGAATATTGTTTAGGTGTTGATACTGCACTTAATATAATAAGAGAAGCAACAGATGCTATAAGAGACACTTCTGCTTCATTTAAAAGAGCCTGTGTAATTGAAACTATGGGAAGAGATTGTGGATATTTAGCCCTTGTTTCAGCAATTACTTGTGGTGCTGAGGTTTGTATGATTCCAGAGCTTGATTATGATTTAGATGTGATTGGAAAAAGATTAAAAGAAGAGCTTAAAAATGGAAGAAAATATATAGTTTGTGTTGTTGCAGAAGGTTGCTCAAAAAATAGATGTACAACTACAAATGAACTTGTTAGATGGCTTGAAGAAGATGTAGGAATAGAAACAAGAGCAACTATTTTAGGTCATATTCAAAGGGGTGGAAACCCAACAGTTTATGATAGACTTATGGCATCTGAATTTGTAACTTTTGCTATTGATGAAATCTTAAAAGAGGATTTTTCAAGTAGTGTGATTATTTACAATAAAGGTGAATTTGAGTTTGTATCTATTGATTATGTAAATTCATCTAAGTATGAAATAAAAGAAGAGTTACTTAATCTAGGAAAGAGATTAATAAATTAG
- the modB gene encoding molybdate ABC transporter permease subunit codes for MIETISNLDFAPLFLSFKLAFVTTLILFISALPLAWYLSQTNSKIKPFIEAITALPIVLPPSVIGFYILFSLSINSPIGAFFDEVFGIKLVFTFTGVVIASCFYSLPFMVQPLQSGFESINKNIIEASLIAGKSKFETLLRVALPNVKPAVLTAIIVTFAHTVGEFGVVLMVGGSIPGETKVAAVAIYEFVEIIDYNSAHIYSLIMLLISFIVLLCVYIFNQKYNKKFTGLHR; via the coding sequence ATGATTGAGACTATTAGCAATTTAGATTTTGCACCGCTTTTTTTATCTTTTAAATTAGCTTTTGTAACAACTTTGATTTTATTTATTAGTGCACTTCCTCTTGCTTGGTATTTATCTCAAACAAACTCTAAAATAAAACCTTTTATAGAAGCAATTACTGCTTTACCAATTGTATTACCTCCTTCTGTAATAGGTTTTTATATTCTTTTTTCTTTATCTATAAATTCTCCTATTGGGGCATTTTTTGATGAAGTATTTGGAATAAAATTAGTCTTTACTTTTACTGGTGTTGTAATAGCTAGTTGTTTTTATTCTTTACCTTTTATGGTTCAACCTTTGCAAAGTGGTTTTGAAAGTATAAATAAAAATATAATTGAGGCAAGTTTAATAGCTGGAAAAAGTAAATTTGAGACTTTATTAAGAGTTGCCTTACCAAATGTAAAGCCAGCAGTTTTAACTGCAATAATAGTAACCTTTGCCCATACTGTTGGTGAATTTGGAGTTGTTTTAATGGTTGGTGGAAGTATTCCTGGTGAAACTAAAGTTGCAGCAGTTGCTATATATGAGTTTGTGGAAATTATTGATTATAATTCAGCTCATATATATAGTTTGATTATGTTATTAATTAGTTTTATAGTTTTACTTTGTGTGTATATCTTTAATCAAAAATATAATAAAAAGTTCACAGGACTTCATAGATGA
- a CDS encoding TOBE domain-containing protein — protein MEISSNLTLELLDQPFLLEKRIELLFAIQKCGSISKAAKEVPMSYKKAWEAVDAMNNLSSQAVVLTEKGGKGGGGTSLTSYGENLLKTYLFLKEEQKSFLNRLKEATDIDTGTLKTIGRLAMQISARNQIVGRVDKIVSNDVSANVVIVPKSGHELFANISNDAMQSLDIKKDSEVIAIFKSINVLLSTSGDIAISARNKIEGTISSIIKDKTNSEVIINIGEGQSISSIVTTGAVKQLGLEEDKKVYAYIKANDIMIGK, from the coding sequence TTGGAAATATCATCAAACTTAACTTTAGAACTGTTAGACCAACCTTTTTTATTAGAAAAAAGAATTGAATTACTTTTTGCAATACAAAAATGTGGTTCCATAAGTAAAGCTGCAAAAGAAGTACCCATGAGTTATAAAAAAGCATGGGAAGCAGTAGATGCAATGAATAATCTTTCTTCTCAAGCAGTTGTTTTAACTGAAAAAGGAGGAAAAGGTGGTGGAGGAACTTCTTTAACTTCTTATGGAGAAAATCTATTAAAAACGTATCTTTTTTTAAAGGAAGAACAAAAAAGTTTTTTAAATAGATTAAAAGAAGCAACAGATATAGATACAGGAACATTAAAAACGATAGGAAGATTAGCTATGCAAATTAGTGCCAGAAATCAGATTGTAGGAAGAGTTGATAAAATAGTATCAAATGATGTAAGTGCAAATGTAGTTATTGTACCAAAAAGTGGACATGAACTTTTTGCAAATATCTCTAATGATGCAATGCAAAGTCTAGATATAAAAAAAGATAGTGAAGTAATTGCAATTTTTAAATCAATTAATGTTTTGTTATCTACTTCAGGAGATATTGCAATTAGTGCCAGAAATAAAATAGAAGGAACAATTAGTTCTATTATAAAAGATAAAACAAATAGTGAAGTTATAATAAATATAGGTGAAGGACAAAGTATTTCATCAATTGTAACTACAGGAGCTGTTAAACAATTAGGTCTAGAAGAGGATAAAAAAGTATATGCTTATATAAAAGCAAATGATATTATGATAGGAAAATAA
- a CDS encoding cation:proton antiporter, translating into MENTLFILFVSLALATVLNLVLKKLSVSHIIGYILTGTIIASLFNLDEKSTLHTLELVAEFGIVFLMFTIGLEMPLEKIKRMKKLLFANGFFQVSISAVIIFLITKFVYNLDTTSSLVIALAFSLSSTAIVLSYLKQSKDIYTPYGEKSTAILVFQDLAVIPILLLITFLSTSGSSIETILLKTFISALLIILFMFTIGKKLMGYLLQLSTNTKIEELFLASVLSIVLGASLLAHELGFTYSLGAFIAGMIIAETKYHIKVESDIASYKDLLLGTFFFSIGTKINISYFVENILYLLIVLVLVMAIKGLVIYFIIKMDSNKSDSVKSALALCQIGEFSFAVFALASSNGLLEEKLSNFLILVTVLSMILTPFIVNNIYKLSSFVITEFYESDKISPINKNNHIVICGYETLGRIIARDLEKEYREFVIISDNLKHVLLARKKGYLAYFGHLEKLPVIESLQIENASSVIITLSNLTKKALICEALLKYDENVNLIVKIDSIKEKKYLKNLSIRNFIHAQQETANLIVKKSLEVTI; encoded by the coding sequence ATGGAAAATACACTATTTATATTATTTGTTTCACTTGCACTTGCAACTGTTCTAAACTTAGTATTAAAAAAATTATCAGTATCACACATAATTGGATATATTCTAACAGGTACTATTATTGCTTCACTATTTAATTTAGATGAAAAAAGCACTTTACATACATTAGAATTAGTAGCAGAGTTTGGTATAGTCTTTTTAATGTTTACAATTGGGCTAGAAATGCCTTTAGAAAAAATAAAAAGAATGAAAAAACTTCTTTTTGCAAATGGTTTTTTTCAAGTATCAATTAGTGCAGTAATTATATTTTTGATTACTAAGTTTGTATATAATCTTGACACTACCTCTTCTTTAGTTATTGCTTTAGCTTTCTCTTTATCTTCAACAGCTATTGTGTTAAGTTACTTAAAACAATCAAAAGATATATATACTCCTTATGGAGAAAAATCAACTGCAATTTTAGTTTTCCAAGATTTAGCAGTTATTCCTATTTTACTTTTAATTACTTTTTTATCAACAAGTGGAAGTTCAATTGAAACTATTTTATTAAAAACTTTTATTTCTGCACTATTAATTATTCTTTTTATGTTCACAATTGGTAAAAAATTAATGGGATATTTATTACAGCTATCTACAAATACTAAAATAGAAGAACTGTTCTTAGCTTCTGTTTTATCAATAGTTTTAGGAGCTTCGCTTTTAGCCCATGAGTTAGGTTTCACATACTCATTAGGTGCATTTATTGCAGGGATGATTATTGCAGAAACAAAATATCATATAAAAGTAGAATCAGATATTGCAAGTTATAAAGACTTACTTCTAGGAACTTTTTTCTTTTCTATTGGTACCAAAATAAATATTTCATATTTTGTAGAAAATATCTTATACTTACTTATTGTTTTAGTTTTAGTAATGGCTATTAAAGGCTTAGTTATTTATTTCATTATTAAAATGGATTCAAACAAAAGTGATTCAGTTAAATCAGCTCTAGCTCTATGTCAAATTGGTGAATTCTCTTTTGCAGTATTTGCTTTAGCTTCATCAAATGGTCTATTAGAAGAAAAGTTAAGTAATTTTCTTATCTTAGTTACTGTTTTATCTATGATATTAACTCCTTTTATTGTAAACAATATCTATAAACTCTCTTCTTTTGTTATTACTGAGTTTTATGAATCTGATAAAATTTCACCAATTAACAAAAACAATCACATTGTGATTTGTGGATATGAAACTTTAGGAAGAATCATTGCAAGGGATTTAGAAAAAGAATACAGAGAATTTGTAATTATTTCAGATAACTTAAAACATGTATTATTAGCAAGAAAAAAAGGATATCTGGCATACTTTGGACACTTAGAAAAACTTCCTGTTATTGAGTCTTTACAAATAGAAAATGCCTCAAGTGTTATAATAACATTAAGTAATCTTACTAAAAAAGCTTTAATTTGTGAAGCTCTTTTAAAATATGATGAAAATGTAAACTTAATAGTAAAAATTGATTCTATTAAAGAAAAGAAATATTTAAAAAATCTAAGTATTAGAAACTTTATTCATGCTCAACAAGAAACTGCAAATTTGATTGTTAAAAAAAGTTTAGAAGTTACAATTTAA
- a CDS encoding molybdopterin-binding protein, with product MNKFEARVSKIKSSDSLNLVTFSFKSNELTMISLDLTEDIKENKKVILSVKPTNINIAKNLQGEISSSNKLHGNIKSIEKGKLLTNIVCIIDDTFIETIVTTESLEKMNLKVDDKITLFFKSSALSILDVCND from the coding sequence ATGAACAAGTTTGAAGCAAGAGTATCAAAAATAAAAAGTAGCGATAGTTTAAACTTAGTTACTTTCTCTTTTAAATCAAATGAATTGACAATGATTAGTCTTGATTTAACTGAAGACATAAAAGAGAATAAAAAAGTAATATTAAGTGTAAAGCCTACAAATATAAATATTGCAAAGAATTTACAAGGTGAAATAAGCTCTTCAAATAAACTTCATGGAAATATAAAAAGTATTGAAAAAGGAAAATTATTAACTAATATAGTTTGTATTATCGATGATACTTTTATTGAAACAATAGTTACAACTGAGTCTTTAGAAAAAATGAATTTAAAAGTTGATGATAAGATTACTTTATTTTTCAAATCAAGTGCTTTATCTATATTGGATGTGTGTAATGATTGA
- a CDS encoding ABC transporter ATP-binding protein: MIEIDIKKELHGSLGVMNLDVNLNINNKDFIALTGLSGSGKTTLLRCLAGLEKAEGIIKVGNEIWQDKKEFLPVQKRKIGFVFQDYALFPNMTVWDNLLFVNKDKELANHLLKITDLQALKNRLPNSLSGGQKQRVSLCRALMNRPKLLLMDEPLSALDPSMRLKLQDEILQLHKEFETTTILVSHDPSEIYKLSNRVLVLKDGKIIDDGNAKSVLLKTNGSAKFSFEGKLLDIIKVDVINIAIVAIGQQLVEVTITSNEAKDLVVGQDVRVSTKAFAPIIKA; the protein is encoded by the coding sequence ATGATAGAAATAGATATAAAAAAAGAACTTCATGGCTCACTAGGAGTCATGAATCTTGATGTAAATTTAAATATTAATAATAAAGATTTTATTGCGTTAACTGGACTTAGTGGAAGTGGTAAAACAACTCTTCTTAGATGCTTAGCAGGACTTGAAAAAGCAGAAGGAATTATAAAAGTAGGTAATGAAATTTGGCAAGATAAAAAAGAGTTTTTACCAGTACAGAAAAGAAAAATAGGTTTTGTTTTTCAAGACTATGCCCTTTTTCCTAATATGACAGTTTGGGATAATCTGCTTTTTGTAAATAAAGATAAAGAGTTAGCAAATCATCTTTTAAAAATAACAGATTTACAAGCTTTAAAAAATAGATTACCAAATAGTTTAAGTGGGGGACAAAAACAACGTGTAAGTCTTTGTAGAGCTTTAATGAATAGACCAAAACTTCTTTTAATGGATGAACCATTGTCTGCTCTTGATCCAAGTATGAGATTAAAACTTCAAGATGAGATATTACAATTACATAAAGAGTTTGAAACTACTACTATTTTAGTAAGCCATGATCCAAGTGAAATTTATAAACTAAGTAATAGAGTACTTGTTTTAAAAGATGGAAAAATAATAGATGATGGCAATGCAAAAAGTGTATTATTAAAAACAAATGGAAGTGCAAAGTTCTCCTTTGAGGGAAAGCTTCTTGATATAATTAAAGTAGATGTGATAAATATTGCAATAGTTGCAATTGGTCAACAGTTAGTAGAAGTAACAATCACCTCAAATGAAGCAAAAGATTTAGTAGTAGGTCAAGATGTAAGAGTAAGTACTAAAGCCTTTGCTCCTATTATAAAAGCATAA
- a CDS encoding fibronectin type III domain-containing protein, producing the protein MRKLLLILALCVATFANENNFVNMKNCESIALSKLTSIVSCHQVDYLVEYRVVDDAEKDPVKKVTVVTKENQVVIKDLGR; encoded by the coding sequence ATGAGAAAACTACTTTTAATTCTTGCATTATGTGTTGCAACTTTTGCAAATGAGAATAATTTCGTAAATATGAAGAACTGTGAAAGTATAGCACTTTCAAAACTTACATCTATAGTATCTTGTCATCAAGTAGATTATCTTGTTGAATATAGAGTTGTAGATGATGCTGAAAAAGACCCTGTTAAAAAAGTTACAGTAGTAACTAAAGAAAATCAAGTTGTTATAAAAGACTTAGGAAGGTAG